A stretch of the Gymnogyps californianus isolate 813 chromosome 15, ASM1813914v2, whole genome shotgun sequence genome encodes the following:
- the AMZ1 gene encoding archaemetzincin-1 isoform X2 — translation MLQCKHAQEFSFGPRALKDALISTNPALQELYAKAFSRAEKLFLSEAYNPQRTLFCTLLIRTAFDWLLSHPDAPEDFETFYHAMLRRKQNFYRKHIYLQPIDLIEGPGGLSLLDSLQSCVESFFLGLRVKCLPSIPISSIHCCYRHSRDSDRVQLHADGILNFLKNNKPMDALCVLGLTLLDLYPCETWSFTFSKFLPGQEVGVCSFARFSGDFPQAGCSSLNPLTQKERLCEVSKESRDQTLPFSAQEMVQCCKGALSLDEALLRPLEPCPICLRKLQHIVGFKLVERYRKLYAWTQTVLSTWPRQGSADLSASEDILPFSSDSGMCCENDSEAVTSLSEPLTPDTCSQALSIGQELEQDEHSCSLAEAHSQPQLTGPTKSTDIIKDYELWLEMCIAALERNVSEEELAQVDKTVDALAKWEMFTGQLPAMKKDLPFARDNTGLRKVLGDKFSSLRRKLSSRKLSKGESSPHRWRWEEN, via the exons ATGCTGCAGTGCAAACACGCTCAGGAATTCAGCTTCGGGCCCCGGGCTCTGAAGGACGCGCTGATCTCCACCAACCCAGCCCTGCAGGAGCTCTATGCCAAAGCTTTCTCCAGGGCGGAGAAGCTGTTCCTCTCCGAAGCCTACAACCCACAGAGAACGCTCTTCTGCACACTGCTCATCCGGACGGCTTTCGACTGGCTCCTCAGCCACCCCGATGCCCCCGAGGACTTTGAGACCTTCTATCACGCCAtgctgaggaggaagcagaactTCTATCGAAAGCACATTTACCTGCAACCTATAG ACTTAATCGAAGGCCCTGGCGGGCTCTCGCTGCTGGATTCCCTCCAGAGCTGTGTCGAGTCTTTCTTCCTGGGTCTCCGTGTGAAGTgccttccctccatccccatcTCTTCCATTCACTGCTGCTACCGCCACAGCCGGGACTCGGACAGGGTGCAGCTTCACGCAG ATGGGATCCTGAATTTCCTGAAGAACAACAAGCCCATGGATGCCCTGTGTGTCCTTGGACTCACTCTGCTGGACCTTTACCCATGTGAGACCTGGAGCTTCACGTTCAGCAAATTCCTGCCAGGACAAG AAGTGGGAGTCTGCAGCTTTGCCAGATTTTCTGGGGATTTCCCCCAGGCTGGCTGTAGCAGCTTGAATCCCCTCACGCAGAAGGAACGGTTATGCGAAGTTAGCAAGGAAAGCAGAGACCAGACATTGCCGTTCAGTGCCCAAGAGATGGTCCAGTGCTGCAAG GGCGCGCTGAGCCTGGACGAAGCCCTGCTGCGGCCTCTGGAGCCGTGTCCCATCTGCCTGCGGAAGCTGCAGCACATCGTGGGTTTCAAACTCGTCGAGCGCTACAGG AAGCTCTACGCTTGGACACAGACTGTATTGTCCACGTGGCCAAGGCAAGGGTCAGCAGACCTGTCCGCCTCTGAGGACATCCTTCCGTTCAGCTCAGACTCTGGGATGTGCTGCGAGAACGACTCCGAGGCCGTGACCTCCTTGTCCGAGCCGCTGACACCAGACACTTGCAGCCAGGCCCTCTCCATCGGCCAGGAGCTGGAACAGGACGAGCATTCGTGTTCGCTGGCGGAAGCAcacagccagccccagctcACCGGGCCCACCAAGTCCACGGATATCATTAAGGATTATGAACTGTGGCTGGAGATGTGCATTGCTGCCCTGGAGAGGAACGTCTCCGAGGAGGAACTGGCTCAGGTAGACAAGACCGTGGATGCCCTGGCTAAGTGGGAAATGTTTACAGGACAACTGCCTGCTATGAAGAAGGACCTACCCTTTGCTAGGGACAACACCGGGCTACGGAAAGTTCTCGGAGACAAATTTTCCTCCTTGCGGAGGAAACTGAGTTCCAGAAAACTGTCCAAAGGGGAATCATCCCCTCATCGTTGGCGGTGGGAGGAAAACTAG
- the AMZ1 gene encoding archaemetzincin-1 isoform X1, producing MLQCKHAQEFSFGPRALKDALISTNPALQELYAKAFSRAEKLFLSEAYNPQRTLFCTLLIRTAFDWLLSHPDAPEDFETFYHAMLRRKQNFYRKHIYLQPIDLIEGPGGLSLLDSLQSCVESFFLGLRVKCLPSIPISSIHCCYRHSRDSDRVQLHADGILNFLKNNKPMDALCVLGLTLLDLYPCETWSFTFSKFLPGQEVGVCSFARFSGDFPQAGCSSLNPLTQKERLCEVSKESRDQTLPFSAQEMVQCCKVTCHEICHLMGLGTCRWLQCIMQGALSLDEALLRPLEPCPICLRKLQHIVGFKLVERYRKLYAWTQTVLSTWPRQGSADLSASEDILPFSSDSGMCCENDSEAVTSLSEPLTPDTCSQALSIGQELEQDEHSCSLAEAHSQPQLTGPTKSTDIIKDYELWLEMCIAALERNVSEEELAQVDKTVDALAKWEMFTGQLPAMKKDLPFARDNTGLRKVLGDKFSSLRRKLSSRKLSKGESSPHRWRWEEN from the exons ATGCTGCAGTGCAAACACGCTCAGGAATTCAGCTTCGGGCCCCGGGCTCTGAAGGACGCGCTGATCTCCACCAACCCAGCCCTGCAGGAGCTCTATGCCAAAGCTTTCTCCAGGGCGGAGAAGCTGTTCCTCTCCGAAGCCTACAACCCACAGAGAACGCTCTTCTGCACACTGCTCATCCGGACGGCTTTCGACTGGCTCCTCAGCCACCCCGATGCCCCCGAGGACTTTGAGACCTTCTATCACGCCAtgctgaggaggaagcagaactTCTATCGAAAGCACATTTACCTGCAACCTATAG ACTTAATCGAAGGCCCTGGCGGGCTCTCGCTGCTGGATTCCCTCCAGAGCTGTGTCGAGTCTTTCTTCCTGGGTCTCCGTGTGAAGTgccttccctccatccccatcTCTTCCATTCACTGCTGCTACCGCCACAGCCGGGACTCGGACAGGGTGCAGCTTCACGCAG ATGGGATCCTGAATTTCCTGAAGAACAACAAGCCCATGGATGCCCTGTGTGTCCTTGGACTCACTCTGCTGGACCTTTACCCATGTGAGACCTGGAGCTTCACGTTCAGCAAATTCCTGCCAGGACAAG AAGTGGGAGTCTGCAGCTTTGCCAGATTTTCTGGGGATTTCCCCCAGGCTGGCTGTAGCAGCTTGAATCCCCTCACGCAGAAGGAACGGTTATGCGAAGTTAGCAAGGAAAGCAGAGACCAGACATTGCCGTTCAGTGCCCAAGAGATGGTCCAGTGCTGCAAG gTGACCTGTCACGAGATCTGCCACCTGATGGGGCTGGGGACCTGCCGCTGGCTGCAGTGCATCATGCAGGGCGCGCTGAGCCTGGACGAAGCCCTGCTGCGGCCTCTGGAGCCGTGTCCCATCTGCCTGCGGAAGCTGCAGCACATCGTGGGTTTCAAACTCGTCGAGCGCTACAGG AAGCTCTACGCTTGGACACAGACTGTATTGTCCACGTGGCCAAGGCAAGGGTCAGCAGACCTGTCCGCCTCTGAGGACATCCTTCCGTTCAGCTCAGACTCTGGGATGTGCTGCGAGAACGACTCCGAGGCCGTGACCTCCTTGTCCGAGCCGCTGACACCAGACACTTGCAGCCAGGCCCTCTCCATCGGCCAGGAGCTGGAACAGGACGAGCATTCGTGTTCGCTGGCGGAAGCAcacagccagccccagctcACCGGGCCCACCAAGTCCACGGATATCATTAAGGATTATGAACTGTGGCTGGAGATGTGCATTGCTGCCCTGGAGAGGAACGTCTCCGAGGAGGAACTGGCTCAGGTAGACAAGACCGTGGATGCCCTGGCTAAGTGGGAAATGTTTACAGGACAACTGCCTGCTATGAAGAAGGACCTACCCTTTGCTAGGGACAACACCGGGCTACGGAAAGTTCTCGGAGACAAATTTTCCTCCTTGCGGAGGAAACTGAGTTCCAGAAAACTGTCCAAAGGGGAATCATCCCCTCATCGTTGGCGGTGGGAGGAAAACTAG